The DNA window CGATGTTCTGCGACAGGCTCGTGCCCGGTGCCGAAGGGTCATCCACCGACAGGATCTCGTTGCGCAGCCTGGCGTAATACGCGGCCACGTCCCAGCTCCAGTGCGCGCCGCCGGCCGTGTACTCGCCGCGCGTGCCGATTTCCACGGACGCGCCGTGCATCGCGTCGAGCGCCGTGTCGTTGCCGCTGACCTGGTCTTCCATCTGGTAGGTGGTCGGCGCTTCGTACAGCCGGCTGGCGTTGGCGAACGCCTCGACGCCCGGCGCCACTTCGCGGATCACGCCGACCCGTGGATTGAGACTGCGGTAGTCGGCCTTCGGATTGCGCACGCTGCCCGTCGCCACGGCCGTATTGCGGATGTCGCGGTCGGCCAGCACGCCTTGTGCGCCAAACACCGCCGTCCAGCGCGGCGCAACATTCCAGCGGTCCAGCACGAACAGCTCGGTGCTGTCGGCGGCATTGTCGACGCGGGTCGCCAGCGCGGTGCGGCGGCCACCGTCGTTGCCGTAGTTGCCGCCCTTGACCGTGGTGCGGCCCTGCATCACCCCGGCCACGAGATCGTGCTGGCCGATCTTGCGCTGGTAGCGCAGGGAGGCGCCCGCGTTGCGCTGCGTCGTGTCGATCAGCAGGCTGAAAAACGGGTTCTGGACGATGGGGTGATACAGCGCCTGTTCTTCGTACGATACGCCGAACGTGAGGCTGCTGTCGTCGTCGATCCGCCAGGTCGTCCTGCTGGCGACGCGGGATGCCTCTACGTTCCACTGGTAGTGCCCCGTGACGGCTGCCGCATCCGCGCCGTCCGGATCGGCAAGCCACTGGGTGCGGGTCAACGCGCCCGGCAGTTCCTCGTCGTTGCGCGTGTAGCTGACATAGAGGCGTGTGTCGACCCGCTCGTTCACCCGCCAGCCGGCGTTGGCGTGCACGCTGTCGCGCTGCTGGCGGTTATGGACGCGATAGCCGTCGCGGCGCTTCGCGTCGATGGTCACGATGCCGTCGAATGCTCCCTGCACGACGCCGGCGCTGACGCGTGCCTGGCGCTGGCCATGGCTGCCGGCATTGACGAACAGTTCCAGGGGCGCCGAGTCGCGCGCCGTCGGCGTGATGTACTCGATCGCGCCGCCCAGCGTGCTGGCGCCATAGGCCAGCGCGTTGGCACCCCGCGCGACCACGATGTGGCGGGCGCCGAGCGGATCGACGAAACGGTTGTGGTTGTTGCCATCGGCGGCCGTGACCGGCAGGCCGTCCTGCAGCAGCTTGACCCCGCTGCCGTCATAGTCCACCGCATCGAGGTTGGAACCCCGGATCGAGATGAACGTGCTGTCGGAACCGGAGGCGCTGGCCGCCCACACGCCCGGTACGAAGCGCAGCATGTCGGCAGTGTTGGCGACGTTGCGCTGGTACAGGGTGTCGGTGTCGACGAGCGTGACACCGCCGGGGGTGCGTGCCTGCTCCGCGGCCAGCGCGCGGGCCGTATCACTGGCCGGCTTGCTGGTCAGTTCGCCCGTGATCGTCACCGTCGGCAACGGCTGTGGCGTATCCCCGGCCAGGGCGACGGGCGATGCCGCCAGGCAGGCGGAGATCGCGATCAAGGGGTACGCGGTGAAGTGCTGTTGTTTCACGATGGTCATCTCAATTTGTTGTTGTTTGTTGTGGATTGCCCCGAAGGGACTGGAGCAGCCAGT is part of the Pseudoduganella lutea genome and encodes:
- a CDS encoding TonB-dependent receptor family protein — its product is MTIVKQQHFTAYPLIAISACLAASPVALAGDTPQPLPTVTITGELTSKPASDTARALAAEQARTPGGVTLVDTDTLYQRNVANTADMLRFVPGVWAASASGSDSTFISIRGSNLDAVDYDGSGVKLLQDGLPVTAADGNNHNRFVDPLGARHIVVARGANALAYGASTLGGAIEYITPTARDSAPLELFVNAGSHGQRQARVSAGVVQGAFDGIVTIDAKRRDGYRVHNRQQRDSVHANAGWRVNERVDTRLYVSYTRNDEELPGALTRTQWLADPDGADAAAVTGHYQWNVEASRVASRTTWRIDDDSSLTFGVSYEEQALYHPIVQNPFFSLLIDTTQRNAGASLRYQRKIGQHDLVAGVMQGRTTVKGGNYGNDGGRRTALATRVDNAADSTELFVLDRWNVAPRWTAVFGAQGVLADRDIRNTAVATGSVRNPKADYRSLNPRVGVIREVAPGVEAFANASRLYEAPTTYQMEDQVSGNDTALDAMHGASVEIGTRGEYTAGGAHWSWDVAAYYARLRNEILSVDDPSAPGTSLSQNIDATIHAGVEAALGARFTLDRVGAHRIEPRLSVLLNRFRFDDDALYGDKRLPAAPRHAVRGELLYRHVGGLYAGPTFDVIGKRYADFHNTYAIDHYALWGLRAGFSNKQVDVYLELRNLADREYIARHGVRAMAAPNAAILSGGEPRSAYFGARLRF